The genomic segment CGCTTGGCGACAATCATGCCAACAGCACACCGGCGGCGCTGCGCAAGCAGTTGCAGCAAGCCTTGCAAGATACGCTGGGTAAAGGTTTCCAGGGCCATGAGATCGAATTGACGATCAAGGGCTGGTGCGCTGACTGCGCGCATTAGCAGGCTACCTGATCCTTGGCCAGCAGGCGCAGAAATGTATTGATCTGCCGGCCGGTCCCCTTTTATTTCTAATTTTCCGAACTGCCATGGCACTTATACCTACTACTATCCTGACCGGCTTCCTCGGCGCCGGAAAAACCACTTTGCTGAACCGCATTCTGCAACAGCAGCACAGCCATAAAATCGCCGTGATCGAAAACGAGTTCGGCCAGGAAAATATTGATAATGAAATCCTGGTGCAGGATAGCACCGAGCAAATCGTTGAAATGAACAACGGCTGCATTTGCTGCACCGTACGCGGCGACCTGATCGTTGCCCTGACCAATCTGGCGCACCGCCGCACTGCGGGCGAACTGAATTTTGACAGAGTCATCATTGAGACCACCGGCATGGCCAATCCGGGACCGGTCGCGCAAACCTTCTTTGTCGACGACGAGGTGGCGATGCACTTCATGCTGGACGCCATCGTCACCGTGGTCGATGCCAAACATGCAATGATGCAGCTGGATCAGCAGGAAGAAGCACAACGGCAAGTTGGTTTTGCCGACAAATTGCTGCTCTCCAAAACCGACCTAGTCAGCTCGGAAGAGGTAGCCGCCCTGAACAGCCGCCTGAAACGCATCAATCCGCGTGCGCCGATCATCACGCTCGATCCACAACACACTCCGATTGAAGAAATCCTGGATATCCGCGGCTTCAATCTCAACGCCAAGCTGGAAATCGATCCTGATTTTTTGGCAACAGAAGAGCACGATCACGAGCATGCCGGCGACGATTGCGACCATCCGTCCCACCAGCACGATAGCCACGACCATCATCACAACCATCACCATGCTCACCATGACGATGAAATCGCCGCTTTTGTGTTCAAAAGTGAAAGACCTTTCGATACTGCGCGCCTGGATGAATTCCTCGGCAGCCTGGTGCAAGTATATGGACCGCGCATGCTGCGCTACAAAGGCGTATTGTTGATGGATGGCGCCGACCGCAAGGTAGTGTTTCAAGGCGTGCATCAAATCATGGGCAGCGATGTCGGCGGCAAATGGGATGCAAATGAGACACGTGGCAGTAAAATGGTCTTCATCGGCAAGAATCTGCCGAAAGACATCTTTATTCGCGGTTTAGAGCAATGTTTGGTATAAACTATGGCAGTTTTGCGCTGGGAAATCACTGGATAGCAGGCCAATAGCATCTTCCTTTGGCCGCTGATTAAGGGAGAGGACCATGAACCTGACCGATAAAAAGACCGCCGCCAAAGCGACGGTCTCGCTGGGGAAATCGACGTCGTCGAGCCAAGCCCGTGAATCGGGCCAGGCTCCTGCCGCCGCAGGAAAGACCGGCAGCAGCGCAAAGGCGACGGAAAAGCAGGCAAAACTTGCCGCCACGGCACCGCGGAAAACTGAGCCCCCTACGGCAACTGCGGCCAAGGCAGTTTCCAAAGTTGCCAAACCCAGTCCCAAACCTGTTGTAAAATCCTTAGCCAAGAAAACGGTGACTGCAACAAGATCCGATCCTGCAGCCGACAAGGAAACACGCAATAAGGTAATCCGTAATGAAGTAACGGGTAATACAGCGGTGAAAACCAGTAGTTCTGCTACAAAGAAACTGAATTCCCCAACGGCCAGATCCGGCGCCAGCGCCAGCAACACCAGCAGTAAGCCTGGTACCGGATCAACGGATAAAATTGAAAAAAACGTCGTATCGAAAGCAAGCGAAGTGGCTACTAAAACAACCAAACCAACCTCTGATTCCATCACTCTGTTGACCGAAGAGCAAATCTTAAAGATGAGCGAAAAGGACTACATGAATGAGGCCCAACTGGCATTCTTCAAGGCACGTTTGCAGCAGTTAGAAATCGACCTGCTCAAGAACGCAGGAGAAACCACGGAACATCTGCGTGAAACGGTCCTGGTGCCGGATCCTGCGGACCGCGCCACGATCGAAGAAGAGCATGCACTGGAATTGCGCACCCGCGACCGCGAACGCAAATTGCTGAAAAAAGTACAGCAATCGATCGCATCGATCGACGCCGGTGAATACGGCTGGTGCGAAGAAACCGGCGAACCAATCGGCATTCCACGCTTGTTGGCGCGGCCGACGGCAACCTTGTCGCTGGAAGCGCAGCAACGCCGCGAACTGAAGCAGAAACTTTACGGCGACTGAGTCTCGCCAGCGGTCCCGATAACGCAAATGCCTGCGAACGCTGCAAGGATGAATTCCTGCAGATAACGCAGGCGCGCAGCAGATAGCCTCCCTGTCGTCGGATTGTTACGCCTGATTCACCGCCGTTTGCTTTATCCAGACTCTCGATGCAAGCCCAGCCAACCCGCTCAAGACACCTCCGGCATGCCGCCCTGGCGCCAGTGCTGGTGTTTGCGATCCTGTTCGCCCAATGGCTGGGGCTGACACACAGCATTGTCCATGCGGCCTGGGAAAACAAGTCCGAGACTCACCTGACGCACATTACGTCGGTCATTGAGCGCGCCATCGAAGGCGGCGGCAAAGCACATCATTCCTGCGCGGCATTCGACGACGCCACCTTGGCAGCAGCGATATACTCGGCGCCGCCAGCACTACCGCCATTGCCAGGTAAACATCTACTGGCCCTATGGCAGGCATTCGCCTCTTGGGATGCACCATTCACTTGCCACTTTTCATCCCGCGCTCCACCCCGCTCCTGACAGGACGCCATTTACCGGCTTCGCTCATCCCGAAGCATCACATCATTTATTGCCGTCGCCCGGGATCATGCCCGACCGATAGCGCGCTAGCCATGCCTGGCTGTCCGCCGTCCCGCACGATTCACGTTGCGTGGGACCGTAAGCAACCGGCGTAGCACCCTCGCGCATTGCTGACGCATCGATCTCAAGGTCGACGGCCGTTACCTGTCTAGGAATTATCATGTTTGTCCAACGTACGCTCTTATCCAGCGCGGTCCTGTCCGCGCTGGCCGTTTTGTCGTCTGCCGCATCCGCCCAAACCGAAATCGCCGAGCAGGCCGGCGCCCTGTCGCCCGTCGTAGTCACCGCCAGCCCGTTCAACGCCAGTGCCGACACCCAAATCCTGAATCCGACAAAAGTATTGTCAGGAGCAGAACTACGTAACAAGACCGGCACCTCGCTGGGCGACACACTGGCGCAGGAACTCGGCGTGTCCGCATCTGGTTTTGGCGCTGGCGCTTCCCGACCGATCATCCGTGGCATGGGCGGTCCGCGCGTCAAGATTCTGCAAAACGGCATGTCGGTCGCCGACGTCTCCAGCCTGTCCGATGATCATGCGGTCGCCAGCGAAGCCACGCTGGCCCGTCAAATTGAAATCCTGCGCGGCCCGGCTGCACTGCTGTATGGTTCGGGCGCCATCGGCGGCCTGGTCAATGTGGTCAACGACCGTATCCCGACACAACTGCAAAAGGAGGTCAGCGGCGAAGCCGAAGCCCGCTATAGCAGCGTCGACAACGGCAAAAGCACCTCTGTCATGCTGGAAGGTTCCGCCGGACCGATAGGTATGCATCTGGACGGTAACTGGCGCGATACCGGCAACTACAAGATCCCCGGCAATGCGGCCCAGAACGACCCTACCTCGGCTTCCCGCCGACTACCGACCTCCTTTACCCATGAGACCAATCTCGGCCTGGGTGCCTCGTATATCGCTTCCTGGGGCTATATCGGCGCCTCCGCAGCCGCCCTGGACGACCACTACGGCATCCCAACCGATGAAAAATCGTTCATCGACCTGCATCAGACCCGCTACGACATCGCCGGCCAGGTCGACGAACCATTCGCCGGTTTTGAGAAATTGAGCTTCAAGCTGGGTCGCACCGACTACGGCCATACGGAGAAAGGGGAAGATGGTACAGCGCACACGATTTTCTCCAACCAGTCGACCGAAACCAGGCTGGAACTGTCGCACAAGCCGATGGCGGGATGGCGCGGCACTTTCGGCATGCAAAGCGACGATACCCGTTTCTCCTCGCTCGGCGCAGAAAGCAATATGCCCGATACGGTTCCTAAAACCAAATCCACCTCGATCGCAGCATTCCTGGTCGAAGAACGCGATTTCGGTCCGATCCTCGCCACCGCAGGCCTGCGTCTGGAATCGGTGAAACGTCAACCGGACGCCGCAGCGCAGCTGGCCGATCGCAATTTCAACCTGGCTTCGTACTCGATCGGCGGCCTGTGGCGTTTCGCTCCAGGCTACAGCTTCGGCCCGACACTCTCCATCGCACAGCGCGCACCTACCGCGGAAGAGTTGTATTCGCATGGTCCGCATGAAGCAACCGCCACTTTCGACATCGGCGATCCAGCCTTGAAAAAGGAAACCTCACGCAACATCGAACTCACCTTGCAGAAAACCACAGGCCTGGTGCGATGGAAAGCCAACCTGTTCGAAAACCACGTGCGCAATTATGTTTACGGGCGCATGGGAGAGACGGCGGTAGACGAGCACGACCATGGCGCCGCAGACGATCATGAGCATGATCACGATCACGGCGAATTCACGGAACGTTTCTGGTCGCAGGCTGACGCCGTCATTCGCGGCGCCGAAGCAGAAATAAGCTATAACCTGGCTGGTGAAGGTTTTTCGGTGCGCGGCTTTGCCGACACTTCACGCGGCAGGTTGACAAACATGGGCAATCTGCCATTGCAGCCAGCCAGCCGCTACGGCGTCGATCTCGGCTACGCCCAAGGCCCGTGGCGCAGCGGCCTGACCATCCTGCGCGCGCAGCAGCAAGACCGGCTGGCGACATTTGAGCACAGCGTGACGCCAGCCTACACCAAGATCGACGCCAATATCTCCTACACGCAAAAGATGGGGGCAATGCAGATAACCTGGTTTGCCTTGGCCAAAAACCTGCTCAACCAGGATATCCGCTTGGCGACGTCGGTATTGAAAGATGTTGCACCGCAGCCGGGACGTAGTCTGATTCTTGGCGTGCGCACAAAGTTCTAAGCTGAACAGGCGGGATTGCAAAGCCGAAAAGCCAGTGTCTAAAAAAGCTTGTGCAGTGCAATCCCCACCCGATTTCAGACATGGAAGAGTATGCAAGATGACCATTTTCAACGGTCCTTATGCAAAAATCACAACATATTTATGTCATAACTTAGCGTGTTCCGGACATACTTCCAGGGTGGCTTTGTGTTACCTTTAGCGGTATCGATTGATCGTGCTTTTTTTCTTGGAAACAGGTAAAAGCCCGAGCAGCCTCAAAACAAAAATGCAGCCATGAAGACAGCAAAAGCAGTGGCTAAAGCGATGACAAAAGCGCATCTGGAAATTCGCGGAATCAGCAACCGGCCCCACAGTAAGCGGCCTTATCTGACAACCCGGTTTTCAATAAAATTACAGCTAACGCGGCTACTCATACGCAGCTATAACAGCAACTAACTATCAGGATTAACACGTGGGGATTTTCTCGCTCTTCGGCAAAAATAATCGTCCAAACGGTACGCCACCGGAGGATGACAAGTTACCAGCCGCGGCAGACAATCAGGCGCCGGTTCTGTTTGGCGAAAGCCCGGAGCGGCTGACCAACTCGACCACGATACGTGATGGCGCTGTACGCAGCACGACCACCATGAAGATCGACGCCATCGAATCAGAGATGTCTTCCGAGTTCGTTCATCTGCCGCCGTCGGCGAAATCACTGGCGGACTCAACGACAACAACGCCGCTCACCCAGGGACCGAACACTACCCAGCTGACATTGCCGGTGATGAGCCGCACGACAGAATACCTGGACGATCAATCCAGAAGCGGCAGCATCGAAGTATCCGTCTCCGACACGCCGGAAGTCATCGAAGAGGCGGCCGTACTTTTTGCCAGCGACCAGAACGACATTGCCGAAGCGCTGTTGTTGAATGCCATCGGCGAAGATAATCTCGGCTCCTCCACCCATATTGTCTGGTGGATGCTGCTGGACCTGTACCAGATCACTGGCAAGCAACAGGAATTCGATAACCTGTCCGTCGATTTTGCCAATAAATTTGAAACGTCCCCGCCGACCTGGATCGACATCATGACCCTCGATCCGCAGGCAAAAAATCAGGAAAAGCCCGGCTCCACGCCGGCCGTAGCGTTCTCCGGGAAACTGGATGCCAACATCGGCAAGCAACTTGAACGCGCGCAAAAACTGAGCGTCACCCATCCTGCGGTGCGGCTCGAATTTACACGAGTCAGTTCGGTGGATCCGATCGGTTGCGGCCTGTTGCTGCGCATGCTGAAAAAATTGCAAAAATCCGGACTCGACCTGATC from the Collimonas arenae genome contains:
- a CDS encoding CobW family GTP-binding protein, translated to MALIPTTILTGFLGAGKTTLLNRILQQQHSHKIAVIENEFGQENIDNEILVQDSTEQIVEMNNGCICCTVRGDLIVALTNLAHRRTAGELNFDRVIIETTGMANPGPVAQTFFVDDEVAMHFMLDAIVTVVDAKHAMMQLDQQEEAQRQVGFADKLLLSKTDLVSSEEVAALNSRLKRINPRAPIITLDPQHTPIEEILDIRGFNLNAKLEIDPDFLATEEHDHEHAGDDCDHPSHQHDSHDHHHNHHHAHHDDEIAAFVFKSERPFDTARLDEFLGSLVQVYGPRMLRYKGVLLMDGADRKVVFQGVHQIMGSDVGGKWDANETRGSKMVFIGKNLPKDIFIRGLEQCLV
- the dksA gene encoding RNA polymerase-binding protein DksA: MLTEEQILKMSEKDYMNEAQLAFFKARLQQLEIDLLKNAGETTEHLRETVLVPDPADRATIEEEHALELRTRDRERKLLKKVQQSIASIDAGEYGWCEETGEPIGIPRLLARPTATLSLEAQQRRELKQKLYGD
- a CDS encoding TonB-dependent receptor yields the protein MFVQRTLLSSAVLSALAVLSSAASAQTEIAEQAGALSPVVVTASPFNASADTQILNPTKVLSGAELRNKTGTSLGDTLAQELGVSASGFGAGASRPIIRGMGGPRVKILQNGMSVADVSSLSDDHAVASEATLARQIEILRGPAALLYGSGAIGGLVNVVNDRIPTQLQKEVSGEAEARYSSVDNGKSTSVMLEGSAGPIGMHLDGNWRDTGNYKIPGNAAQNDPTSASRRLPTSFTHETNLGLGASYIASWGYIGASAAALDDHYGIPTDEKSFIDLHQTRYDIAGQVDEPFAGFEKLSFKLGRTDYGHTEKGEDGTAHTIFSNQSTETRLELSHKPMAGWRGTFGMQSDDTRFSSLGAESNMPDTVPKTKSTSIAAFLVEERDFGPILATAGLRLESVKRQPDAAAQLADRNFNLASYSIGGLWRFAPGYSFGPTLSIAQRAPTAEELYSHGPHEATATFDIGDPALKKETSRNIELTLQKTTGLVRWKANLFENHVRNYVYGRMGETAVDEHDHGAADDHEHDHDHGEFTERFWSQADAVIRGAEAEISYNLAGEGFSVRGFADTSRGRLTNMGNLPLQPASRYGVDLGYAQGPWRSGLTILRAQQQDRLATFEHSVTPAYTKIDANISYTQKMGAMQITWFALAKNLLNQDIRLATSVLKDVAPQPGRSLILGVRTKF
- a CDS encoding STAS domain-containing protein — protein: MGIFSLFGKNNRPNGTPPEDDKLPAAADNQAPVLFGESPERLTNSTTIRDGAVRSTTTMKIDAIESEMSSEFVHLPPSAKSLADSTTTTPLTQGPNTTQLTLPVMSRTTEYLDDQSRSGSIEVSVSDTPEVIEEAAVLFASDQNDIAEALLLNAIGEDNLGSSTHIVWWMLLDLYQITGKQQEFDNLSVDFANKFETSPPTWIDIMTLDPQAKNQEKPGSTPAVAFSGKLDANIGKQLERAQKLSVTHPAVRLEFTRVSSVDPIGCGLLLRMLKKLQKSGLDLILVGANELADRIREILQVGRRDETAAPWLLLLEILHLLNLEQAYEDTSIDYSITFEVSPPPFVAPHTKIITAAEDNGQVSNAAGNNSLLMPILIEGRTEDLLTKIHTHTITHSPAIMDCSRLVRVDFSAAGELLNGLSILVGSGNVIEFHSVNHLVTALFKVVGIQEIVRVVPRKN